Proteins encoded in a region of the Perca fluviatilis chromosome 6, GENO_Pfluv_1.0, whole genome shotgun sequence genome:
- the cdo1 gene encoding cysteine dioxygenase type 1 isoform X1 has translation MEHTEVVKPETLDDLIKILHKIFESDSINVEEVQGIMEAYESNPQDWVKYAKFDKYSTFDGCSKKSNCTWKNRYTRNLVDEGNGKFNLMILCWGEGHGSSIHDHTDSHCFMKLLQGQLKETLFEWPDSKSQGEMVQKSQRILQENKVAYINDSIGLHRVENGSHTECAASLHLYSPPFQSCQTFDQRTGHRNTVKMTFWSKKGERTPFETTFSQENN, from the exons ATGGAGCACACCGAGGTGGTGAAGCCAGAAACTCTGGATGACCTGATCAAAATCTTGCATAAAATCTTCGAGAGTGACAGCATCAATGTTGAGGAGGTCCAAGGCATAATGGAAGCATATGAGAGCAATCCTCAGGACTGGGTGAAATATGCAAAGTTTGACAAATACAG cACCTTTGATGGCTGCTCTAAAAAGTCAAACTGCACTTGGAAAAACAG GTACACAAGGAACTTGGTTGATGAGGGTAACGGAAAGTTCAACCTCATGATTCTGTGCTGGGGAGAAGGCCACGGCAG TAGCATCCACGACCACACAGACTCCCATTGTTTCATGAAGCTGCTGCAGGGTCAACTAAAGGAGACGCTGTTTGAGTGGCCGGACAGTAAATCACAAGGAGAAATGGTCCAGAAGTCACAGAGAATTCTCCAAGAAAACAAGGTTGCTTACATAAACG ACTCCATTGGCCTACATCGTGTGGAAAATGGCAGCCACACAGAGTGTGCAGCCAGTTTGCACCTGTACAGTCCCCCTTTCCAGTCCTGCCAGACATTTGACCAGCGGACGGGGCACAGGAACACCGTCAAGATGACCTTCTGGAGCAAAAAGGGCGAGAGGACTCCATTT GAAACCACATTCTCACAAGAGAACAACTAA
- the cdo1 gene encoding cysteine dioxygenase type 1 isoform X2 → MEHTEVVKPETLDDLIKILHKIFESDSINVEEVQGIMEAYESNPQDWVKYAKFDKYRYTRNLVDEGNGKFNLMILCWGEGHGSSIHDHTDSHCFMKLLQGQLKETLFEWPDSKSQGEMVQKSQRILQENKVAYINDSIGLHRVENGSHTECAASLHLYSPPFQSCQTFDQRTGHRNTVKMTFWSKKGERTPFETTFSQENN, encoded by the exons ATGGAGCACACCGAGGTGGTGAAGCCAGAAACTCTGGATGACCTGATCAAAATCTTGCATAAAATCTTCGAGAGTGACAGCATCAATGTTGAGGAGGTCCAAGGCATAATGGAAGCATATGAGAGCAATCCTCAGGACTGGGTGAAATATGCAAAGTTTGACAAATACAG GTACACAAGGAACTTGGTTGATGAGGGTAACGGAAAGTTCAACCTCATGATTCTGTGCTGGGGAGAAGGCCACGGCAG TAGCATCCACGACCACACAGACTCCCATTGTTTCATGAAGCTGCTGCAGGGTCAACTAAAGGAGACGCTGTTTGAGTGGCCGGACAGTAAATCACAAGGAGAAATGGTCCAGAAGTCACAGAGAATTCTCCAAGAAAACAAGGTTGCTTACATAAACG ACTCCATTGGCCTACATCGTGTGGAAAATGGCAGCCACACAGAGTGTGCAGCCAGTTTGCACCTGTACAGTCCCCCTTTCCAGTCCTGCCAGACATTTGACCAGCGGACGGGGCACAGGAACACCGTCAAGATGACCTTCTGGAGCAAAAAGGGCGAGAGGACTCCATTT GAAACCACATTCTCACAAGAGAACAACTAA
- the cdo1 gene encoding cysteine dioxygenase type 1 isoform X3 has product MILCWGEGHGSSIHDHTDSHCFMKLLQGQLKETLFEWPDSKSQGEMVQKSQRILQENKVAYINDSIGLHRVENGSHTECAASLHLYSPPFQSCQTFDQRTGHRNTVKMTFWSKKGERTPFETTFSQENN; this is encoded by the exons ATGATTCTGTGCTGGGGAGAAGGCCACGGCAG TAGCATCCACGACCACACAGACTCCCATTGTTTCATGAAGCTGCTGCAGGGTCAACTAAAGGAGACGCTGTTTGAGTGGCCGGACAGTAAATCACAAGGAGAAATGGTCCAGAAGTCACAGAGAATTCTCCAAGAAAACAAGGTTGCTTACATAAACG ACTCCATTGGCCTACATCGTGTGGAAAATGGCAGCCACACAGAGTGTGCAGCCAGTTTGCACCTGTACAGTCCCCCTTTCCAGTCCTGCCAGACATTTGACCAGCGGACGGGGCACAGGAACACCGTCAAGATGACCTTCTGGAGCAAAAAGGGCGAGAGGACTCCATTT GAAACCACATTCTCACAAGAGAACAACTAA